A genomic segment from Panthera tigris isolate Pti1 chromosome A1, P.tigris_Pti1_mat1.1, whole genome shotgun sequence encodes:
- the BNIP1 gene encoding vesicle transport protein SEC20 isoform X3 — MAAPQDVHVRICNQEIVKFDLEVKALIQDIRDCSGPLSALTELNTKVKEKFQQLRHRIQELEQSAKEQDKESEKQVLLQEVENHKKQMLSNQTSWRKANLTCKIAIDNLEKAELLQGGDLLRQRKTTKESLAQTSSSITESLMGISRMMSQQVQQSEEAMQTLGKDLHVPHGLIIIRRIAVNNSKVISPPQTLR, encoded by the exons ATGGCGGCTCCCCAGGATGTCCACGTCCGTATCTGTAACCAAGAGATTGTCAAATTTGACCTGGAGGTGAAGGCGCTTATCCAG GATATTCGGGATTGTTCAGGACCATTAAGTGCACTTACTGAACTGAATACTAAAGTGAAAGAGAAGTTTCAGCAACTGCGGCACAGAATACAG GAGCTTGAGCAGTCAGCTAAAGAGCAAGACAAAGAGTCAGAGAAGCAAGTTCTGCTCCAGGAAGTAGAGAATCACAAGAAGCAGATGCTCAG CAATCAGACCTCATGGAGGAAGGCTAATCTCACCTGCAAAATTGCTATCGACAATCTAGAGAAAGCAGAACTTCTCCAGGGAGGAGACCTCTTAAGGCAAAG GAAAACCACCAAAGAGAGCCTGGCCCAGACGTCCAGTTCCATTACGGAGAGCCTCATGGGGATCAGCAGGATGATGTCCCAGCAGGTTCAGCAGAGCGAGGAAGCCATGCAGACGCTAG GCAAGGACCTCCATGTCCCCCACGGTTTAATAATCATCAGGAGAATCGCTGTCAATAATTCCAAAGTTATTTCTCCACCACAGACTCTCAGGTGA
- the BNIP1 gene encoding vesicle transport protein SEC20 isoform X1 yields the protein MAAPQDVHVRICNQEIVKFDLEVKALIQDIRDCSGPLSALTELNTKVKEKFQQLRHRIQELEQSAKEQDKESEKQVLLQEVENHKKQMLSNQTSWRKANLTCKIAIDNLEKAELLQGGDLLRQRKTTKESLAQTSSSITESLMGISRMMSQQVQQSEEAMQTLANSSRTILDANEEFKSMSGTIQLGRKLITKYNRRELTDKLLIFLALALFLATVLYIIKKRLFPFL from the exons ATGGCGGCTCCCCAGGATGTCCACGTCCGTATCTGTAACCAAGAGATTGTCAAATTTGACCTGGAGGTGAAGGCGCTTATCCAG GATATTCGGGATTGTTCAGGACCATTAAGTGCACTTACTGAACTGAATACTAAAGTGAAAGAGAAGTTTCAGCAACTGCGGCACAGAATACAG GAGCTTGAGCAGTCAGCTAAAGAGCAAGACAAAGAGTCAGAGAAGCAAGTTCTGCTCCAGGAAGTAGAGAATCACAAGAAGCAGATGCTCAG CAATCAGACCTCATGGAGGAAGGCTAATCTCACCTGCAAAATTGCTATCGACAATCTAGAGAAAGCAGAACTTCTCCAGGGAGGAGACCTCTTAAGGCAAAG GAAAACCACCAAAGAGAGCCTGGCCCAGACGTCCAGTTCCATTACGGAGAGCCTCATGGGGATCAGCAGGATGATGTCCCAGCAGGTTCAGCAGAGCGAGGAAGCCATGCAGACGCTAG CCAATTCTTCCCGGACTATCCTGGATGCAAATGAAGAGTTTAAGTCCATGTCAGGGACCATCCAGTTGGGACGGAAGCTTATCACAAAATATAATCGCCGAGAGCTGACGGACAAACTTCTCATTTTCCTTGCCCTGGCCCTTTTCCTCGCTACGGTCCTCTATATTATAAAAAAGCGgctctttccatttttgtaa
- the BNIP1 gene encoding vesicle transport protein SEC20 isoform X2 — protein MAAPQDVHVRICNQEIVKFDLEVKALIQDIRDCSGPLSALTELNTKVKEKFQQLRHRIQELEQSAKEQDKESEKQVLLQEVENHKKQMLSNQTSWRKANLTCKIAIDNLEKAELLQGGDLLRQRKTTKESLAQTSSSITESLMGISRMMSQQVQQSEEAMQTLDFTETVESMVQRSNGPVPPASAAVCSWPVLFRLRPSVPSSGLF, from the exons ATGGCGGCTCCCCAGGATGTCCACGTCCGTATCTGTAACCAAGAGATTGTCAAATTTGACCTGGAGGTGAAGGCGCTTATCCAG GATATTCGGGATTGTTCAGGACCATTAAGTGCACTTACTGAACTGAATACTAAAGTGAAAGAGAAGTTTCAGCAACTGCGGCACAGAATACAG GAGCTTGAGCAGTCAGCTAAAGAGCAAGACAAAGAGTCAGAGAAGCAAGTTCTGCTCCAGGAAGTAGAGAATCACAAGAAGCAGATGCTCAG CAATCAGACCTCATGGAGGAAGGCTAATCTCACCTGCAAAATTGCTATCGACAATCTAGAGAAAGCAGAACTTCTCCAGGGAGGAGACCTCTTAAGGCAAAG GAAAACCACCAAAGAGAGCCTGGCCCAGACGTCCAGTTCCATTACGGAGAGCCTCATGGGGATCAGCAGGATGATGTCCCAGCAGGTTCAGCAGAGCGAGGAAGCCATGCAGACGCTAG ATTTCACGGAGACAGTAGAGAGCATGGTGCAGAGGTCCAACGGACCCGTTCCCCCAGCTTCAGCAGCTGTCTGCTCATGGCCAGTCTTGTTTCGGCTCCGCCCTTCCGTGCCCTCatctggattattttga